From the Solibacillus sp. FSL R5-0449 genome, one window contains:
- the ccsA gene encoding cytochrome c biogenesis protein CcsA, whose product MTEMVMTRLYELMIILYGLCIVLYFTDYLYKNMKFRRVAFWFVSIVWVLQTLFIVLFIIETKRFPILSLYEGVFFYAWLLTTLSIILHCIVRVDLPVFFINVLSFVFMTIHLFAPQTNDQIVSDSLVSEMLLIHISFAIVSYAAFSVAFVFSLLYLILYRILKQKKLTNLWSRLPSLQQMVKWINLSTIIGIPLLLISLILGLEWAFLTLEDVSVFDVKILGSFIVSIVYLIIFLLHRKGKLIGMVYAQVHIYLFLLVVINFFLGSKLSNFHLWV is encoded by the coding sequence ATGACAGAAATGGTAATGACAAGATTATATGAGCTCATGATCATTCTCTATGGGCTCTGTATCGTACTCTATTTTACAGACTACCTTTATAAAAATATGAAATTCAGACGTGTAGCCTTCTGGTTTGTTTCCATCGTCTGGGTATTGCAAACATTATTTATCGTCTTATTTATCATTGAAACGAAGCGATTTCCGATTTTGTCGTTGTATGAAGGGGTCTTCTTTTATGCATGGCTCTTAACGACGCTTTCGATTATCCTCCATTGTATAGTACGAGTTGATTTACCGGTGTTTTTTATTAATGTATTGAGCTTTGTCTTTATGACAATTCATTTATTTGCACCGCAAACTAATGATCAGATTGTTAGTGATTCATTAGTTTCAGAAATGCTGTTAATCCATATCAGTTTTGCGATTGTGTCATACGCCGCTTTTTCGGTTGCGTTTGTCTTCTCGCTGCTGTATTTAATTTTATATCGCATATTAAAGCAGAAAAAATTAACGAATTTATGGTCACGATTGCCAAGCCTGCAGCAAATGGTTAAGTGGATTAATTTATCGACCATTATTGGTATTCCATTGCTGTTAATAAGTTTAATTTTAGGGTTAGAATGGGCATTTTTAACATTAGAGGATGTTTCCGTTTTCGATGTGAAAATTTTAGGCTCGTTTATCGTATCGATTGTTTACTTAATTATCTTTTTGCTGCATCGGAAAGGAAAATTAATCGGCATGGTATATGCACAGGTGCATATCTACTTATTTTTACTCGTTGTCATTAATTTCTTCCTCGGCAGCAAATTATCAAATTTCCATCTGTGGGTTTAG
- the hemA gene encoding glutamyl-tRNA reductase, with translation MHTLVVGLNYKTAPVEIREKLSFIESDLPNAMEALQKQKSILENVIISTCNRTEIYAVVDQLHTGRYYVKQFLANWFNIPMEQFEDHLFIREEDESLNHLFRVTAGIDSMVLGETQILGQVKKSFLQGQEIGTTGTVYNQLFKQAVTFAKRAHSETAIGENAVSVSYAAVELAKKIFGSLKDKHVAILGAGKMGELAIQNLYGNGVGKVTVINRTFEKAQNLASKFDGDAKAMNELQCTLLEADILISSTGATDYVIDYDLMKDVAKFRKGDPLFMVDIAVPRDLDPRIGDVPNVFLYDIDDLQGIVQANLAERERAANEISTMIQEEIIQFKDWFNTLGVVPVISALRKKAASIQEETMMSIENKMPNLTERERKILNKHTKSIINQLLKTPILQAKELANEKNAEAQLALFQQIFGIEDEVQQEVQQLRPEVKNSETAKEATLKPGFSY, from the coding sequence ATGCATACATTAGTAGTAGGCCTGAATTATAAAACAGCGCCAGTAGAAATTCGTGAAAAGCTCTCATTTATCGAATCGGATCTTCCGAATGCTATGGAAGCGCTGCAAAAACAAAAAAGCATATTGGAAAATGTAATAATCTCTACTTGTAACCGTACTGAAATTTATGCGGTTGTCGATCAATTACACACTGGTCGCTATTATGTTAAGCAATTTTTGGCGAACTGGTTTAACATACCGATGGAACAATTTGAAGATCACTTATTCATCCGTGAAGAAGATGAGTCATTAAACCATTTATTCCGTGTAACGGCTGGTATCGATTCCATGGTGCTTGGGGAAACGCAAATTTTAGGACAAGTAAAGAAAAGTTTTTTACAAGGTCAGGAAATTGGGACAACTGGTACAGTTTATAACCAATTATTTAAACAGGCCGTAACATTCGCAAAACGCGCACATAGTGAAACAGCGATTGGGGAAAATGCTGTTTCGGTTTCTTATGCTGCCGTGGAGCTTGCCAAAAAAATCTTCGGTTCTTTAAAAGATAAGCATGTAGCCATTTTAGGTGCAGGGAAAATGGGTGAGCTTGCGATTCAAAACCTGTACGGAAATGGTGTAGGAAAAGTAACGGTAATTAACCGTACATTTGAAAAAGCTCAAAATTTGGCATCGAAGTTTGACGGTGATGCCAAAGCGATGAATGAGCTGCAATGTACGCTGCTGGAAGCGGATATTTTAATCAGTTCAACTGGGGCTACTGATTATGTCATCGATTATGACTTGATGAAAGATGTAGCGAAATTCCGTAAAGGCGATCCGTTATTTATGGTCGATATTGCAGTACCGCGAGATTTAGATCCGCGTATTGGCGATGTGCCAAATGTATTCCTGTACGACATTGATGACCTTCAAGGAATTGTACAAGCCAACTTGGCAGAACGGGAACGTGCGGCAAATGAAATTAGCACGATGATTCAAGAGGAAATCATTCAATTTAAAGATTGGTTTAATACACTTGGTGTCGTGCCTGTCATTTCTGCTTTACGCAAAAAAGCGGCATCTATTCAAGAAGAAACAATGATGAGTATCGAAAACAAAATGCCGAATTTAACGGAGCGCGAACGCAAAATTTTAAACAAGCATACAAAATCGATTATTAATCAGCTCTTGAAAACGCCGATTCTACAAGCAAAAGAACTTGCAAACGAGAAAAATGCGGAAGCACAGCTTGCTTTATTCCAGCAAATCTTCGGGATTGAAGACGAAGTGCAGCAAGAAGTACAGCAATTACGCCCGGAAGTAAAAAACAGTGAAACAGCAAAAGAGGCAACTTTAAAACCAGGTTTCTCTTATTAA
- a CDS encoding vWA domain-containing protein, which produces MSKMKKIMAMLLSCLLVFSVVFPFGATETEAASKKISDISQKNSKYKAAKWTIDNDYLQLYKGNKFQSGTLVMEWQMLQFLAKMDKNYHFNTNDKDMLYEYYGDLNIPLYGVDNKSKRNANISRGHFARLYAAVNGLDLSEIQAVRYLYMNEITTGTTGKRTYEDYKPTRNINRGDMAVFMYRINQQGKLAIEGLASAPSGKDNNKITLPVNFVESKNGTVTIPTTPGKNTDDKATRPDVYKAVKKINVENEELTANGVDSTLITIDLRDSYGNDISYDESLAFKVTSKAGAKVSETNTSTSGQSTTVYTDGPQLSVYVTAPALTKSVVDTIRFEMINPSEKYYTYKNQVIEASVRYVPKAELRITYEVFDPEQTEWNGGTVDPGVRPLPALPQGVIGTTTVPFTQNGVITISDYDPDLKLMTGSKWENYTTADGKLTQGEVTSKEIQYGNADLKLEGQIISVWLFEQILDYMIEGPKEESSWGGLGSAKVMYTVNNEGRATYDLQGVMSEEDTKAFDSMLHAVIIYLTDKFLPIADQVTLAHEESVEVIKAMYDRLGQIDKNLLRKDYADVIGKLEGAVAKVKVLLAGKELQQRPDGMDRYTKVIINLVAPGGVIITDYKGTVEVTFNGKTRVVSFDTNTKDYNNGTGSRGSAVVYFDDILYGKSQVKARLIDLDPRYDKVIQSLKNTTVSEQIFANPRYENNLCAVESEVMFVVDHSGSMKARDAKNYTANKVKQTIKQIGANPSHVYRFNNRPNHEATDKADVVSSIDSLLTYKNENRSTNIVKALETAIANFTTNQYTSKAIVLVTDGNSNSNGLEKVLNDAKNKGIAIHTVSVGSYTTVNEKILKDISSETKGTYQNITSIENLHSSLQAIITTILCKTPVMNNSCLVGDTIFNNTDVRIETSKVTILADVNTGCDNVKGVRVVFISPSGDVKYDLPARGSSRYMHRPNLYEFPEFDLYVEVEFQALDATGKVIGTKIHNM; this is translated from the coding sequence ATGAGTAAGATGAAAAAAATAATGGCCATGCTGCTCAGTTGTCTTCTTGTATTTTCCGTAGTATTTCCGTTTGGTGCTACGGAAACGGAAGCTGCAAGCAAGAAAATTTCGGATATATCACAAAAAAATTCGAAGTATAAAGCAGCCAAGTGGACAATTGATAATGATTATTTGCAGTTGTATAAAGGCAATAAGTTCCAATCCGGCACACTCGTGATGGAATGGCAGATGCTGCAGTTTTTAGCAAAGATGGACAAAAACTATCATTTCAATACAAATGATAAAGATATGCTTTATGAATATTATGGTGATTTGAATATCCCGTTATATGGCGTGGATAATAAATCAAAGCGCAATGCCAATATTTCACGTGGCCACTTTGCAAGGCTCTATGCGGCGGTAAATGGTCTTGATTTATCCGAAATCCAGGCAGTCAGATATTTATATATGAATGAAATTACAACAGGTACAACAGGAAAACGAACTTATGAAGACTATAAGCCGACACGCAATATTAATCGCGGTGATATGGCGGTCTTCATGTACCGCATCAATCAACAAGGGAAGTTGGCGATTGAAGGCCTGGCAAGTGCTCCATCAGGCAAAGATAACAATAAAATTACATTACCTGTGAACTTTGTTGAGAGTAAGAACGGTACTGTGACGATTCCGACAACTCCGGGTAAAAACACGGATGATAAAGCGACACGTCCTGATGTTTATAAAGCGGTTAAAAAGATAAATGTAGAAAACGAAGAACTTACAGCAAACGGCGTCGATTCAACTTTAATTACGATTGATTTGCGTGATAGTTACGGTAATGACATTTCATATGATGAATCATTGGCATTTAAGGTGACTTCAAAAGCCGGGGCAAAAGTATCGGAAACGAATACAAGTACAAGCGGTCAATCAACAACAGTTTATACTGATGGACCACAGCTTAGCGTCTATGTAACGGCACCTGCTTTGACAAAATCAGTAGTCGATACAATCCGCTTTGAGATGATTAATCCATCAGAAAAATATTACACATATAAAAATCAGGTCATTGAAGCATCTGTCCGCTATGTACCGAAAGCGGAACTTCGAATTACTTATGAAGTGTTTGATCCGGAACAGACAGAATGGAACGGCGGAACGGTTGATCCTGGCGTACGCCCATTACCGGCATTACCACAAGGTGTTATAGGGACAACGACAGTACCATTTACACAAAATGGGGTTATTACCATTTCAGATTACGATCCCGATTTAAAACTGATGACAGGATCTAAATGGGAAAACTATACAACAGCTGACGGGAAACTGACTCAAGGTGAAGTTACTTCCAAGGAAATTCAGTACGGAAATGCGGATCTGAAGCTGGAAGGTCAAATTATTTCGGTTTGGCTGTTCGAACAAATTCTCGACTATATGATTGAAGGGCCAAAAGAGGAGTCTTCCTGGGGCGGTCTTGGCAGTGCTAAAGTGATGTACACGGTCAACAATGAGGGACGAGCAACATATGATTTGCAAGGTGTTATGAGTGAAGAAGACACTAAAGCATTCGATTCGATGCTCCATGCGGTCATTATTTATTTAACGGACAAGTTTTTACCGATTGCTGATCAGGTAACATTAGCACATGAAGAATCGGTAGAGGTCATTAAAGCGATGTATGATCGTTTAGGTCAAATCGACAAGAATTTATTGCGTAAAGATTATGCGGACGTAATCGGGAAGCTGGAAGGTGCCGTTGCAAAAGTTAAAGTATTACTTGCAGGAAAAGAACTGCAGCAACGTCCGGATGGTATGGATCGTTATACAAAAGTAATCATCAACCTTGTCGCACCGGGCGGGGTAATTATTACTGACTATAAAGGAACAGTGGAAGTGACATTTAACGGCAAAACACGTGTTGTATCATTTGATACAAACACGAAAGACTATAATAACGGCACAGGCAGCCGCGGCTCTGCTGTCGTATACTTTGACGATATCCTATATGGAAAATCACAAGTTAAGGCACGCTTGATCGATTTGGATCCCCGTTATGATAAAGTCATCCAGAGCCTGAAAAATACAACGGTCTCTGAACAAATCTTTGCCAATCCGCGCTATGAAAACAATTTATGTGCCGTTGAATCCGAAGTGATGTTCGTCGTAGACCACTCTGGTTCGATGAAAGCGCGAGATGCAAAAAATTATACAGCAAACAAAGTGAAGCAAACGATTAAACAAATCGGGGCAAATCCAAGTCATGTGTATCGTTTCAATAATCGACCAAATCACGAAGCGACAGATAAAGCGGATGTCGTTTCAAGTATTGACAGCTTATTGACGTACAAAAATGAAAACCGGTCGACAAATATTGTGAAAGCCCTTGAAACGGCAATCGCTAACTTCACGACAAACCAGTATACAAGTAAAGCCATTGTCCTTGTAACAGATGGTAATTCTAACAGTAACGGGCTTGAAAAAGTGCTGAATGATGCCAAAAATAAAGGGATTGCGATTCACACTGTATCGGTTGGTTCATATACAACGGTAAACGAAAAAATACTGAAAGATATTTCTTCCGAAACAAAGGGTACGTATCAAAATATTACATCGATTGAAAACCTGCACAGCTCATTGCAGGCGATTATTACAACGATTTTATGTAAAACACCTGTGATGAACAATAGTTGTTTAGTAGGAGATACAATCTTCAATAATACGGATGTGCGGATCGAAACATCAAAAGTAACTATATTAGCGGATGTGAATACTGGATGCGACAATGTAAAAGGTGTACGCGTTGTATTCATTTCACCAAGTGGCGATGTTAAATATGACTTGCCGGCACGAGGTTCTTCTCGCTATATGCATCGACCGAACCTGTATGAGTTCCCGGAATTTGATTTATATGTTGAAGTGGAATTCCAGGCACTTGATGCAACAGGAAAGGTAATAGGGACTAAAATTCATAATATGTGA
- a CDS encoding S-layer homology domain-containing protein: MRKKLCFTFLLACSFFLMLLPSLSSAQSIDLTGGIKNEYEYEEYFFLTGKPIKFTGTNKNATISTKESKGKLTETYKFTLAGPNGEKLTRNFTYTYDVTNYDQVGQSSATGEVTKFTEKITVGERTFTLADYQLSKSTITDKRPASDYYSGNAIARKTYTETTGRGKNAVTKTITVHADSRNEGYENFWGATETQITDFEIEFDDGTIGTVNNKVSTSKSRTLEYNESDASLSSFYGNYKTISSADSLSEYEYDLPDSEGTVASNIDYMPKLEMLKIPKFRDLSSNWAREQIEKLYSLGILDDQSNFYSPNTPVQRYDFAVAIGKAIDLRVLEETNRKKTQPSIFKDVKRTEKDYNYLVATVDKGVIKGKNPTTFDPDGFLTRQQAATILVRALGLEGKAPEPGYTTDYKDDYKITDYARDAIYVATELGLMSGSDGYFNPKATLTRAQSSAIIERFLRYLESDLKENYRDNILFFN, translated from the coding sequence GTGAGAAAGAAACTTTGCTTCACCTTCCTACTGGCATGCTCATTTTTTCTGATGCTGCTCCCTTCACTGAGTTCCGCACAATCTATTGATTTAACAGGCGGTATTAAAAATGAATATGAATATGAAGAATACTTTTTCTTAACAGGAAAGCCGATTAAATTTACAGGTACAAATAAAAATGCAACGATTTCTACGAAAGAGTCAAAAGGCAAGTTAACTGAAACATACAAGTTTACATTGGCTGGACCTAATGGAGAGAAGCTGACACGAAATTTTACGTATACATACGATGTGACGAACTATGACCAAGTAGGGCAAAGTTCGGCAACGGGTGAGGTTACTAAATTTACTGAGAAAATTACAGTTGGCGAAAGAACATTTACACTGGCGGATTATCAGCTGTCTAAAAGTACGATTACAGACAAACGGCCGGCATCCGACTATTATTCAGGCAATGCGATTGCCCGCAAAACATATACCGAAACAACAGGCCGTGGCAAAAATGCTGTGACAAAAACGATAACAGTACATGCAGATAGCCGAAACGAAGGATATGAAAACTTCTGGGGAGCTACAGAAACACAAATTACAGATTTTGAGATTGAATTTGATGACGGGACGATCGGGACAGTGAACAACAAAGTATCGACATCCAAGTCACGTACATTGGAATATAACGAAAGCGATGCATCTTTATCCAGTTTTTACGGCAACTATAAAACGATTAGCTCAGCCGATTCGCTATCGGAATATGAATATGATTTGCCTGATAGCGAGGGAACGGTCGCAAGCAATATCGATTATATGCCGAAGCTGGAAATGCTGAAAATCCCTAAATTCCGTGATTTATCTTCCAACTGGGCACGTGAGCAGATTGAAAAACTGTATTCACTTGGCATATTGGATGATCAATCGAACTTCTATTCACCAAATACACCTGTACAGCGCTACGATTTTGCAGTTGCTATTGGTAAAGCAATCGACCTTCGTGTATTGGAAGAAACGAACCGCAAAAAGACACAACCATCTATTTTTAAAGACGTGAAACGTACAGAAAAAGATTACAATTATTTAGTAGCGACTGTTGATAAAGGTGTTATTAAAGGGAAAAACCCAACGACATTTGATCCCGACGGTTTTTTAACACGCCAGCAGGCAGCAACAATTTTAGTGCGTGCACTGGGGCTGGAAGGAAAAGCGCCTGAACCGGGCTATACAACAGACTATAAAGACGACTATAAAATTACGGATTATGCACGCGATGCAATCTATGTCGCGACAGAGTTAGGATTAATGTCAGGAAGTGACGGTTATTTCAATCCGAAAGCTACATTGACACGTGCACAATCTTCTGCGATTATTGAACGATTTTTACGTTATTTAGAATCAGATTTAAAAGAGAATTACCGTGACAATATTCTGTTCTTTAACTAA
- a CDS encoding phosphate ABC transporter ATPase, with amino-acid sequence MLKKIITVLMAITFALAILPTGQQAEASNTYTFMKANYNETEDKKGNVTRTLKSVTLKNSAGKTATFNLANTQKYYINNTLTTIAGFKAGMSVTIKLNLGKITEMRGSTNVEGGSIVENSKQVTGAVTQIDPNGLQIRVKIDGSSTKNYTVTNNTEVFKGNSSVDLSTLYVGDRVRLKFATANTSRIAEITIMSTANMVTELYKADLNTVNTNKNSLNVKNAHPLLNWRFGTVRTKTQATFNFTNNTSIYVGNKKISKSQLKNYKNSELYFVTKTQFSKEVIDKIIVLAKNERTFYQPITSVNLGVNTLQLKNSLKLNYHNGSILIRNGRLVEPEGLIALDLAQKPISTTAFVLTDGATKSDYAHIVNITNDAYLAPNLSKYKLYFGRIDVADLDAYEVELSDLQRFDNHFWNTDKSITSFAFSNSTIASELDGTKQFKVIPELDLDLYDNYTNSPNPYYGYFFVNDGHIEGIHFVPNEKLATLTLTGRASSINFNTKKISVVNSSQWSKDGHWSYRSGSLSLDLSKAMIIKDGEVIDITDIHKADHVTAIARSTSEVYVLLVN; translated from the coding sequence TTGCTTAAAAAAATCATTACCGTATTGATGGCAATTACTTTTGCTTTAGCAATCTTACCAACAGGGCAGCAAGCTGAAGCATCAAATACATATACATTTATGAAAGCAAATTATAATGAAACCGAGGATAAGAAAGGGAATGTCACACGAACATTAAAAAGTGTCACATTAAAAAACAGCGCAGGGAAAACCGCAACATTTAATCTTGCAAATACGCAGAAATACTATATTAATAATACGCTGACAACAATTGCAGGGTTTAAAGCAGGCATGAGTGTCACGATTAAATTAAACTTAGGCAAAATTACTGAAATGCGTGGTTCTACAAATGTAGAAGGCGGTTCAATCGTCGAAAACAGCAAACAAGTAACCGGTGCTGTGACACAGATTGATCCGAACGGTTTGCAGATCCGTGTAAAAATCGATGGCTCTTCAACGAAAAATTATACAGTGACAAATAATACGGAAGTGTTCAAAGGAAACTCATCAGTAGATTTAAGCACACTTTATGTAGGAGACCGTGTCCGCTTAAAATTTGCAACAGCCAATACTTCCCGCATCGCTGAAATTACGATTATGAGCACAGCCAATATGGTAACGGAGTTATATAAAGCAGATTTAAATACAGTTAATACTAACAAAAATTCACTAAATGTTAAAAATGCCCATCCTTTACTAAACTGGCGTTTTGGAACAGTAAGAACAAAAACACAGGCAACATTCAATTTTACAAATAATACAAGCATTTATGTAGGGAATAAGAAAATTTCAAAAAGCCAACTGAAAAACTATAAAAATAGTGAACTATATTTTGTAACTAAAACTCAGTTCAGCAAAGAAGTAATCGATAAGATTATTGTATTAGCTAAAAATGAGCGTACATTCTATCAACCTATTACAAGTGTCAATCTTGGTGTAAACACGCTACAACTTAAAAACTCTTTAAAATTAAATTACCATAACGGTTCGATTTTAATCCGCAATGGCCGTTTAGTAGAACCAGAAGGCCTTATTGCGCTTGATTTAGCACAAAAACCAATCTCGACAACGGCGTTTGTATTAACGGATGGGGCGACTAAGAGTGATTATGCCCATATCGTCAATATTACAAATGATGCTTATTTAGCACCAAATCTATCGAAATACAAACTTTACTTTGGCCGAATTGATGTGGCGGATTTAGATGCTTATGAAGTGGAATTATCAGATTTACAACGCTTCGATAATCATTTCTGGAATACGGATAAATCCATTACATCATTTGCTTTCAGTAATTCAACAATCGCATCAGAACTGGATGGAACGAAGCAATTTAAAGTCATTCCGGAACTGGATCTCGATTTATATGATAATTACACAAATTCACCAAATCCATACTACGGATATTTCTTTGTAAATGATGGTCATATTGAAGGCATTCATTTTGTGCCAAATGAAAAACTGGCTACGTTAACATTAACTGGCCGTGCAAGTTCGATTAATTTCAATACGAAAAAGATATCTGTTGTTAACAGTAGCCAGTGGAGCAAGGATGGTCATTGGAGCTACCGTTCCGGTTCACTTTCACTCGACCTGTCTAAAGCGATGATTATTAAAGATGGGGAAGTTATCGACATTACTGATATTCATAAGGCAGATCATGTAACAGCGATTGCACGCTCTACATCGGAGGTCTATGTACTATTAGTGAACTAA
- a CDS encoding YjfB family protein, translated as MDIAALAMSMKQNELIHDVSLAMTKKVMEFQQENAEQIVEVIDASHPVLGKTIDISV; from the coding sequence TTGGATATTGCTGCATTAGCGATGTCGATGAAACAAAATGAATTGATTCATGATGTTTCATTGGCCATGACGAAAAAAGTGATGGAGTTTCAGCAAGAAAATGCGGAACAAATAGTCGAAGTGATCGATGCGTCACACCCCGTATTAGGTAAAACAATCGATATTTCCGTATAA
- the yihA gene encoding ribosome biogenesis GTP-binding protein YihA/YsxC yields the protein MKVHNVEMIGSFVRPEQFPEDGLPEFALAGRSNVGKSSFINRMIGRKAMARISSKPGKTQQLNFYKIEEQLYYVDVPGYGYAKVSKSERAAWGRMIEQYFMSREQLRAVVLIVDIRHNPTSDDCMMYDFLKHYNIPVIVVATKADKIPKGKWDKHKKIVRETLQMEKQDPLIVFSSEKGLGFEEAWAEIESRM from the coding sequence ATGAAAGTCCATAACGTAGAAATGATCGGCAGCTTTGTCCGACCAGAACAGTTCCCGGAAGACGGGCTACCTGAATTCGCTTTAGCGGGTCGTTCAAATGTCGGCAAATCTTCGTTTATCAATCGTATGATTGGCCGTAAAGCAATGGCGCGTATTTCGTCAAAGCCTGGTAAAACACAACAGCTGAACTTCTATAAAATTGAAGAACAGCTCTATTATGTTGACGTACCCGGCTACGGCTATGCAAAAGTTTCAAAATCAGAACGTGCAGCATGGGGAAGAATGATCGAGCAGTACTTTATGAGTCGTGAACAGTTAAGAGCGGTTGTCTTAATTGTTGATATCCGTCATAACCCTACTTCAGATGACTGCATGATGTATGATTTTTTAAAGCATTACAATATCCCGGTAATCGTTGTCGCAACGAAGGCCGATAAAATTCCGAAAGGAAAATGGGATAAGCATAAAAAGATTGTTCGCGAAACATTACAAATGGAAAAGCAAGATCCATTAATTGTGTTTTCTTCTGAAAAAGGTCTTGGTTTTGAAGAAGCCTGGGCCGAAATTGAATCACGCATGTAA